In Ctenopharyngodon idella isolate HZGC_01 chromosome 2, HZGC01, whole genome shotgun sequence, the following are encoded in one genomic region:
- the LOC127498236 gene encoding espin-like protein — MVLHKAIQAAREGDVETLRALHVSGCLSPAITDTQGASPVHHAARCGQLGCLEFLVNEVCFPCHTRTRNGATAAHDAAATGHVRELQWLLRQEKCGIEDRDGEGATALHLAARFGHAEAVQWLLFEGGSTEAETDCGARPVHYAAASGDLTSLKLLMSSPPRCVDCQTGTGATPLYLACQEGHLHVAEYLVKDCGANVHVQAKDGMTVLHAAAHMGHHALVVWLASFTDLDLSCQDRDGATALHFAASEGHHRIVERLLLMGAKVLKDLWGGTPLHDAAENGELECCRVLLNNHISPLERDSDGFTAVDLAEYNGYHDCANFLRDADAHQSADIVVIEEERTLFNTTNPYQDINNQSCELGHSGRMENSKPVNEVPPQPRPSPACLDTSTTSPASSQANRAGAGAGTIQHMQVASTVVTSFNMRKHLEEEETVLSHKSMRSLRQAGITAVFTGQTINKGENGIVPLAELEANLADIDSLIPTHDENGRPIAEWKRQVMVRKLQARLQNEDNHCRKDNSDKHIELDGWRYSQVHNVILGPFGELLTEDDLVYLEGQIETISLQKRCQAYELELARLAEELRAILPAPIVNITVNTQCQQLPNMEESLPLPVWYNRISNIVKSMSLLLTNLSETNGEDGICNTDLASVFTYRPERQSSIRGRRQKVELEIQQSGVSVRNLRSNFEGQIGNIYPFSGLLNNTSDTRQQKLSTSTNRNEQSMGTIQSTDINHVNDSAIKCQQALGKDATKVMETTCLRKERIVVLFLSHWKRSAYAISVRAKMKQELGTLTGEGITTPVSKPGTRSLYHLYRQRTAIDKMIGNWKRVASGVPSRQIRSLQRKRVTYSPEQFLPRVDGAPVAYDSLTLDLFMLGYFHILEQDLPAEERKMRHLLCFEVFDHIGNFPWETVRDFHRAVLKDIEAGRREWKDGFEDIKIQYFGKRENGVSKESVKDSCAEVKVVPQVIIENTIPIDGEHLSRDGGNDFSMFSNDEICKYIDRSFTFWKEKEAELFDF, encoded by the exons ATGGTGCTCCACAAGGCCATTCAGGCAGCTCGTGAGGGGGATGTGGAGACTCTGAGGGCCCTGCATGTGTCCGGATGCCTCAGCCCAGCCATCACAGACACCCAGGGAGCTTCACCCGTCCACCACGCCGCCCGCTGCGGGCAACTGGGCTGCCTGGAGTTTCTGGTGAATGAAGTTTGTTTCCCCTGCCACACCCGTACGAGAAATGGAGCTACGGCCGCCCATGATGCTGCTGCCACCGGGCACGTGCGGGAGCTGCAGTGGCTGCTGAGACAGGAGAAGTGTGGGATTGAG GATCGTGATGGCGAGGGAGCGACGGCCCTGCACCTGGCTGCCAGATTTGGCCATGCGGAGGCAGTACAATGGCTGTTGTTTGAGGGAGGCAGCACAGAGGCAGAGACAGATTGTGGAGCTCGACCTGTCCATTACGCTGCAGCCAGCGGAGATCTCACCTCCCTCAAACTGCTCATGTCCAGCCCCCCGCG GTGTGTGGACTGCCAGACAGGTACTGGGGCCACACCATTGTATCTAGCCTGTCAGGAGGGGCATCTGCATGTGGCTGAATACCTGGTGAAGGACTGTGGTGCAAATGTCCATGTGCAGGCCAAAGATGGCATGACTGTATTGCATGCAGCTGCACACATGGGACACCACGCCTTGGTGGTCTGGCTG GCCTCCTTCACAGATCTGGATCTGTCCTGTCAGGACAGAGATGGAGCCACAGCACTGCACTTTGCCGCTAGCGAGGGCCACCATCGCATTGTAGAGCGTCTCTTACTGATGGGAGCAAAAGTCCTGAAAGACCTCTGGGGTGGGACCCCTCTGCATGATGCAGCAGAGAATGGAGAACTGGAG tgctGCCGAGTGCTGCTGAATAATCACATCAGTCCACTGGAGAGAGATTCGGATGGGTTTACTGCAGTGGACCTGGCAGAATACAATGGCTATCATGATTGTGCCAACTTCCTCCGTGATGCTGATGCTCAT CAGTCCGCAGACATTGTTGTCATAGAGGAGGAAAGGACCTTGTTTAACACAACCAACCCCTACCAGGACATCAACAACCAGTCCTGTGAACTTGGACATAGTGGCCGGATGGAAAATAGCAAg CCGGTGAATGAAGTGCCTCCCCAGCCTCGTCCCTCTCCAGCATGTCTGGATACTTCAACCACATCTCCGGCCTCCTCACAGGCTAACAGAGCTGGAGCTGGAGCTGGAACCATTCAACACATGCAAGTGGCCTCTACCG TTGTAACTTCATTTAACATGAGGAAACACCTTGAGGAAGAGGAGACGGTTTTATCTCATAAGTCCATGAGGTCACTGAGACAAGCAGGAATCACAGCGGTCTTCACTGGACAAACAATAAAT AAAGGAGAGAATGGAATTGTTCCGCTTGCAGAGTTGGAAGCAAATCTTGCTGACATTGATTCTCTGATCCCAACTCATGATGAGAACGGGAGGCCCATTGCTGAATGGAAGAGGCAGGTTATGGTGCGCAAGCTTCAGGCTCGACTGCAGAACGAAGACAACCACTGCAGAAAA GACAACAGTGACAAACATATTGAGTTGGATGGTTGGCGGTATTCCCAAGTACACAATGTAATTTTGGGCCCTTTCGGAGAACTGCTTACCGAAGATGACCTGGTCTACTTGGAGGGACAGATTGAAACAATTTCCCTTCAAAAACGATGCCAGGCCTATGAACTAGAGCTTGCCCGGCTGGCGGAGGAACTTAGGGCCATCCTTCCTGCTCCCATTGTTAATATCACAGTCAACACCCAGTGCCAGCAGCTCCCAAACATGGAGGAATCTCTGCCTCTTCCAGTGTGGTACAATCGTATCTCAAATATAGTAAAGAGCATGTCACTGCTCCTGACAAACCTCTCAGAAACAAATGGTGAGGATGGGATCTGTAACACGGATCTGGCATCGGTCTTCACATACCGGCCAGAGAGGCAAAGTTCAATCAGAGGACGAAGGCAGAAGGTGGAACTGGAGATCCAGCAGTCAGGAGTTTCTGTGAGAAATTTAAGGTCCAACTTTGAAGGTCAGATAGGAAACATCTACCCATTTTCTGGCCTTTTAAACAACACATCTGACACAAGGCAGCAAAAACTGTCTACATCAACAAATCGAAATGAGCAGTCCATGGGGACAATCCAAAGCACTGACATAAATCACGTTAATGACAGTGCCATAAAATGCCAACAGGCACTGGGCAAAGATGCAACTAAAGTGATGGAGACCACCTGCTTGCGGAAGGAACGTATCGTTGTCCTCTTTTTGAGCCACTGGAAAAGGTCTGCGTATGCAATATCAGTGCGAGCCAAGATGAAACAAGAGCTTGGCACTCTTACAGGAGAAGGAATAACAACTCCAGTATCCAAGCCAGGAACCAGATCACTGTATCATCTCTACAGGCAAAGAACCGCAATAGACAAGATGATCGGCAACTGGAAACGCGTCGCCTCAGGGGTCCCATCACGTCAGATTCGAAGCCTCCAGAGGAAGCGTGTGACCTACTCGCCCGAGCAGTTCCTTCCTCGTGTGGACGGTGCTCCTGTTGCTTATGACAGCCTGACCCTTGACCTGTTCATGCTTGGGTATTTTCACATTCTTGAGCAGGACCTCCCAGCTGAGGAACGCAAGATGAGGCACCTGTTATGCTTTGAGGTGTTCGACCACATAGGGAACTTTCCCTGGGAGACAGTCCGAGACTTCCACAGGGCCGTCCTCAAGGACATTGAGGCTGGGAGACGCGAGTGGAAAGATGGTTTTGAGGACATCAAAATACAATACTTTGGGAAAAGAGAAAATGGAGTTTCCAAGGAGTCTGTGAAGGATTCTTGTGCTGAGGTTAAAGTTGTGCCGCAAGTTATCATCGAGAATACCATACCAATTGATGGAGAACATCTCAGCAGAGATGGAGGCAATGATTTCTCAATGTTTAGTAATGATgaaatttgtaaatatattgatCGCAGTTTCACCTTCTGGAAGGAGAAAGAAGCAGAGCTGtttgatttttga